A region from the Triticum urartu cultivar G1812 chromosome 1, Tu2.1, whole genome shotgun sequence genome encodes:
- the LOC125521039 gene encoding zinc finger protein 11-like: protein MASGRNKEPKVGSGDEAASSAGPPGVAAAPPQGAEPGDDEAAAAVLAAAPTRPYYECVFCKRGFTTAQALGGHMNIHRRDRAKPSVRDAPSGTTTSASPNVECYNQYYSHCLPYPTVPPATATPMSTSGSFTLAYYQQQGTGNSTGVAHADASVNPSSASPRELSLFGAAARDRDLHGGGGDGSGVAPEGSDRQAGEPPERELDLELRLGRRPH from the coding sequence ATGGCGAGTGGCAGAAACAAGGAACCCAAAGTGGGATCAGGTGACGAGGCCGCTAGCTCGGCAGGTCCGCCAGGGGTGGCAGCGGCGCCGCCACAAGGAGCTGAGCCCGGGGACgatgaggcggcggcggccgtgCTGGCTGCTGCCCCCACCAGGCCATACTACGAGTGCGTCTTCTGCAAGCGCGGGTTCACCACGGCGCAGGCTCTCGGCGGGCACATGAACATCCACCGCCGCGACCGTGCCAAACCCAGCGTCCGCGACGCTCCCAGCGGCACCACCACATCAGCGTCTCCAAACGTCGAGTGCTATAATCAGTATTACAGCCACTGCCTGCCGTATCCCACAGTGCCTCCGGCGACGGCGACGCCGATGAGCACGAGCGGAAGTTTCACGCTAGCGTACTACCAGCAACAGGGCACAGGGAATTCGACCGGGGTCGCGCATGCGGATGCCTCCGTGAACCCTAGCAGTGCTAGCCCGAGGGAGCTCAGCCTGTTCGGTGCGGCAGCTCGTGACCGTGACTTGCACGGCGGCGGTGGCGACGGGTCTGGCGTGGCGCCAGAAGGGTCGGATCGGCAGGCAGGTGAGCCGCCCGAAAGGGAGCTTGACCTGGAGCTCAGGCTCGGACGTCGTCCGCATTGA